One part of the Corynebacterium aurimucosum ATCC 700975 genome encodes these proteins:
- a CDS encoding UDP-N-acetylmuramoyl-tripeptide--D-alanyl-D-alanine ligase encodes MIALSLAEIAEITGGRLDSVDEPDTQVTGFVEFDSRKVTSGSLFVALPGARVDGHDYATTAIDKGAVAVLAARPVGVPAIVVEPHGRVEGDGANADIYANDEDGSAAAVVAALSAIARAVTQRLAAEQNLTIVGVTGSAGKTSTKDLIATIFREVGETVAPPGSFNNEIGLPYTALRCDEHTRYLVAEMSARGIGHIRHLTEITAPRVGVVLNVGTAHLGEFGSRENIAQAKGELVEALPNAEAGGVAVLNADDPFVAAMAPRTEAKVVYYSTENRRGGAPAAQYYATDIVLDDVARPSFTLHSPDAEPVAVKLQVFGSHQVSNALAAAAAAIELGVSADTVAAALSGHRLASEHRMDVRTRRDGVTIIDDSYNANPDSMRAAIAALAYTAAARPDARSIAVLGEMGELGSDAEQSHRQLGEFLAKYHVEHLIAVGENPNCRAMAEAAAQQGINTVVCADAAAAAQAVDGILRVAPAGVDDWASRSVKDVVLIKASNAQRLWLVAEQLNHS; translated from the coding sequence ATGATTGCGTTAAGCCTCGCTGAGATCGCTGAGATCACGGGCGGTCGCCTGGATAGCGTCGACGAACCAGACACCCAGGTGACTGGCTTTGTCGAATTCGATTCTCGCAAGGTCACCTCAGGCAGCCTCTTCGTCGCGCTGCCCGGAGCCCGCGTGGATGGCCATGACTATGCCACCACCGCTATCGATAAAGGCGCCGTGGCTGTCTTGGCGGCGCGGCCGGTGGGCGTTCCGGCGATCGTCGTCGAACCCCACGGGCGCGTCGAGGGTGACGGTGCCAACGCGGATATTTACGCCAACGATGAAGATGGGTCTGCGGCCGCCGTCGTCGCAGCGCTGTCTGCGATTGCCCGTGCAGTAACGCAACGCCTTGCCGCAGAGCAAAACCTCACTATTGTCGGTGTCACCGGGTCGGCCGGTAAGACGTCCACCAAGGACCTCATCGCCACCATTTTCCGCGAGGTCGGGGAGACGGTCGCTCCGCCCGGCTCCTTCAACAATGAAATCGGGTTGCCCTATACGGCGCTGCGGTGCGATGAGCACACGCGCTACCTCGTGGCGGAGATGTCGGCTCGCGGCATCGGGCACATCCGTCACCTCACCGAAATCACCGCGCCGCGCGTTGGCGTGGTTCTGAACGTCGGTACCGCGCACCTCGGCGAATTTGGCTCACGCGAGAATATCGCGCAGGCCAAGGGAGAGCTGGTGGAGGCGTTGCCGAACGCGGAGGCGGGCGGCGTAGCCGTCCTCAACGCCGATGATCCTTTCGTCGCTGCCATGGCTCCTCGCACGGAGGCCAAGGTGGTGTACTACTCCACGGAAAACCGCCGCGGAGGCGCACCGGCAGCGCAGTACTATGCCACCGATATCGTGCTCGATGACGTCGCTCGCCCTTCCTTTACCCTGCACAGCCCGGATGCTGAACCCGTTGCTGTGAAGCTCCAAGTCTTTGGCTCCCACCAGGTGTCTAATGCACTGGCCGCGGCCGCCGCAGCCATCGAGCTGGGGGTATCGGCAGACACGGTGGCAGCTGCGCTGTCCGGTCACCGCCTCGCCTCCGAGCACCGCATGGACGTGCGCACCCGCCGCGATGGCGTCACCATTATTGATGACTCCTATAATGCCAACCCCGATTCGATGCGTGCCGCCATCGCCGCTTTGGCTTATACCGCAGCAGCGCGCCCCGACGCCCGTTCCATCGCGGTGTTGGGGGAGATGGGAGAGCTCGGCAGCGATGCAGAGCAATCGCACCGCCAGCTCGGTGAGTTTTTGGCCAAATACCACGTCGAGCACCTCATCGCGGTAGGGGAGAACCCCAACTGCCGGGCGATGGCCGAGGCCGCTGCGCAGCAAGGTATAAATACAGTGGTGTGCGCCGATGCCGCAGCCGCCGCGCAGGCGGTGGACGGCATACTGCGCGTGGCCCCAGCAGGGGTCGATGATTGGGCTAGCCGTAGCGTTAAGGACGTGGTCTTGATTAAGGCCTCCAATGCCCAACGTCTCTGGTTGGTCGCGGAACAGCTGAACCACAGTTAG
- a CDS encoding UDP-N-acetylmuramoyl-L-alanyl-D-glutamate--2,6-diaminopimelate ligase produces MTTSTTLKRLAEISGGTVIGDASTSVSSCGLNSAALPPGGLFAALPGTRVHGARFAADTEAAAILTDAEGKRILNDAGEKRPLLVVEDIRAILGAVSAEIYSHPTQKLTILGVTGTSGKTTTSYLLEAGLLHAGYSVGLIGTTGTRINREPVPTSLTTPEAPTLQELFARMVSEGVTHVVMEVSSHALSLGRVQGTRFDVGGFTNLSQDHLDFHPTMEDYFEAKALLFDGPQAADRSVICVDDEWGRRMAQRAAARPVIRVSTTPQGSDADITGRQLSTEVTGAQQVELTLASGEHAGTFEFRLPMPGTFNIANAALATGMAASIGIEPQVFLEGVEKVAVPGRMERVDRGQDFVAVVDYAHKPAAIAAVLETLRTQLEGSAGRIGIVVGAGGDRDSSKRPLMGAAAAKGADLVVVTDDNPRTEDPASIRAAVLAGAQEANPAADIREVGSRAKAIDEVVAWAQPGDAVIVVGKGHEVGQLIGDTVHHFDDREEMARALEAVTTATTLSTEESKEQA; encoded by the coding sequence GTGACCACCAGCACCACCCTGAAGCGCCTAGCAGAGATTTCTGGGGGCACAGTGATCGGGGATGCCTCGACTAGCGTTAGCTCATGTGGACTGAACTCGGCGGCACTGCCGCCCGGTGGCCTGTTCGCGGCGCTTCCGGGCACACGAGTTCACGGCGCGCGCTTTGCCGCCGACACAGAGGCCGCAGCCATTCTCACCGACGCCGAAGGTAAGCGCATCCTCAACGACGCCGGAGAGAAGCGGCCGCTTCTTGTGGTGGAGGATATCCGCGCCATCCTCGGAGCCGTGTCCGCGGAGATTTATAGTCACCCCACGCAGAAACTCACCATCCTCGGGGTGACGGGTACCTCAGGCAAAACCACCACGAGTTACCTCCTCGAAGCAGGCCTCTTGCACGCGGGCTATTCGGTGGGTCTCATTGGTACGACGGGTACCCGTATTAACCGGGAGCCGGTTCCGACTTCCCTGACCACCCCGGAGGCGCCGACCTTGCAGGAGCTTTTTGCACGCATGGTGTCCGAGGGAGTTACACACGTGGTGATGGAGGTCTCCTCCCACGCGCTATCTTTAGGACGAGTCCAGGGAACGCGCTTCGACGTGGGTGGTTTTACGAACCTGAGCCAGGATCACCTGGACTTCCACCCGACGATGGAAGATTACTTTGAGGCCAAGGCCCTGCTTTTCGACGGGCCCCAAGCCGCCGACCGCTCCGTCATCTGCGTCGATGACGAATGGGGGCGTCGTATGGCGCAGCGCGCCGCAGCACGCCCGGTGATCCGGGTATCAACGACCCCGCAAGGCAGCGATGCCGATATCACTGGCCGTCAGCTCAGCACTGAGGTTACTGGCGCACAGCAGGTGGAACTAACGCTGGCCTCCGGTGAGCATGCCGGAACATTTGAATTCCGCCTGCCTATGCCGGGTACCTTTAACATCGCCAATGCGGCTCTCGCCACGGGGATGGCCGCCTCTATTGGAATCGAGCCGCAGGTCTTCCTCGAGGGCGTAGAAAAGGTCGCGGTCCCGGGCCGCATGGAGCGTGTTGACCGCGGCCAAGACTTTGTGGCTGTGGTGGATTACGCGCACAAGCCGGCTGCAATTGCGGCTGTTCTGGAGACCCTGCGCACGCAGTTGGAAGGTAGCGCAGGCCGTATCGGCATCGTCGTCGGCGCGGGAGGCGACCGCGATTCCTCCAAGCGTCCGCTCATGGGAGCGGCCGCCGCGAAGGGCGCAGACCTTGTCGTCGTCACCGACGACAACCCCCGCACCGAAGACCCGGCATCCATCCGTGCGGCCGTGCTCGCGGGCGCCCAGGAGGCAAACCCGGCGGCTGATATCCGTGAGGTTGGCTCCCGCGCCAAGGCCATTGATGAAGTCGTGGCGTGGGCGCAGCCGGGTGATGCCGTCATCGTCGTTGGCAAGGGCCACGAGGTAGGCCAGCTCATTGGCGATACCGTCCATCACTTCGATGACCGCGAAGAGATGGCACGAGCCCTTGAAGCCGTGACTACTGCGACTACCCTGAGTACCGAAGAATCCAAGGAGCAAGCATGA